A DNA window from Aureibaculum sp. 2308TA14-22 contains the following coding sequences:
- a CDS encoding M1 family metallopeptidase, which produces MKKITSFLVLLIAFSVTAQNTSYWQQHVDYTMDIDMNVENYQYDGTQKLIYTNNSPDTLNEVFYHLQFNAFQPGSDMDVRLQNIKDPDRRMINNIGTKEAPIYESRIAKLKPNEIGFIKVNSLKQDDVDVKHEVIGTILKVTLNTPIVPGAKTVFDMKFKGQVPLQIRRSGRNSREGIALSMTQWYPKLAEYDFEGWQANQYIAREFHGVWGNFDVKITIDKNYTIGGTGYLQNPDEIGHGYSDTPVKHKKKVKKLTWHFKAPNVHDFTWAADPDYIHDKIKGENDITLHFFYKNDKEIIENWKKLQPKTAGLLSYFNKHIGQYPYKQYSVIQGGDGGMEYAMCTLITGGRNFGSLVGVTAHEFAHSWFQFLLATNEFKHEWMDEGFTSYISSRAMNEVLNQNKENPNAGSYRGYLRLAKSGAEEPLTTYADHYTFNFAYSASAYSKGAVFLAQLGYVIGEENLKKTIKKYYEDFKFKHPVPNDIKRTAEKISGLQLDWYLNYFAQTTATIDYAIDNVTTNQITLKRIGKMPMPIDLKITYKDGSQENLYIPLRMMYGSKPTSATHLDAWSWVAPTYTFTAKKDVKSVEIDPLQLMADIDNTNNSFGVKKE; this is translated from the coding sequence ATGAAAAAAATTACCTCTTTTTTAGTTTTACTTATAGCATTTTCCGTTACCGCTCAAAACACTAGTTACTGGCAACAACATGTTGATTACACCATGGATATTGATATGAACGTAGAAAATTATCAATATGACGGAACTCAAAAACTAATATATACCAACAATAGTCCCGATACTTTAAACGAGGTTTTTTATCACCTACAATTTAACGCCTTTCAACCAGGCAGCGACATGGATGTGAGGTTACAAAATATTAAAGATCCAGACCGCAGAATGATTAATAATATTGGAACAAAAGAAGCTCCAATTTATGAAAGTAGAATTGCAAAATTAAAACCCAATGAAATTGGTTTTATTAAGGTCAATTCTTTAAAGCAAGATGACGTTGACGTAAAACATGAAGTAATCGGTACTATTTTAAAAGTAACCTTGAACACTCCAATAGTCCCCGGAGCAAAAACTGTCTTTGATATGAAATTTAAAGGTCAAGTACCCTTACAAATTAGACGTTCTGGTAGAAATAGTAGAGAAGGAATAGCGTTATCAATGACGCAATGGTATCCAAAATTAGCTGAATATGATTTTGAAGGATGGCAAGCAAATCAGTACATTGCAAGAGAATTTCATGGTGTTTGGGGTAATTTTGATGTGAAAATTACTATTGACAAAAACTATACCATTGGCGGTACTGGTTATTTACAAAACCCAGATGAAATTGGTCATGGTTATTCAGATACTCCAGTAAAACATAAAAAGAAAGTAAAAAAATTGACATGGCATTTTAAAGCACCAAACGTTCATGATTTTACTTGGGCTGCAGACCCAGATTATATTCATGATAAAATTAAAGGTGAAAATGACATAACCTTACATTTTTTCTATAAGAATGATAAAGAAATAATTGAGAATTGGAAAAAACTACAACCCAAAACAGCGGGGTTATTATCTTATTTCAATAAACATATTGGGCAATATCCTTATAAGCAATATTCTGTTATACAAGGTGGAGATGGTGGTATGGAATATGCAATGTGTACCTTAATTACTGGTGGCCGTAATTTTGGTTCTTTAGTAGGAGTTACAGCACATGAGTTTGCACATAGTTGGTTTCAATTCTTACTAGCTACCAACGAGTTTAAACATGAATGGATGGATGAAGGATTCACTTCTTATATTTCTAGTCGTGCGATGAATGAAGTATTAAATCAGAATAAAGAAAATCCAAATGCAGGTTCTTACAGAGGGTACTTAAGATTGGCTAAATCTGGTGCGGAAGAACCACTAACCACTTATGCAGATCATTATACTTTTAATTTTGCTTATAGTGCCTCGGCATATAGCAAAGGTGCTGTATTTTTAGCACAACTAGGTTATGTTATTGGAGAAGAAAATCTCAAAAAAACGATTAAAAAATACTATGAAGATTTCAAATTCAAACACCCTGTTCCCAATGACATTAAGCGAACTGCTGAAAAAATATCGGGCTTGCAACTAGATTGGTATTTGAACTATTTTGCTCAGACCACGGCAACCATAGATTATGCCATTGATAATGTAACTACAAACCAAATCACGTTAAAAAGGATTGGCAAAATGCCTATGCCCATTGATTTAAAGATTACCTATAAAGATGGCTCTCAAGAAAATCTGTACATCCCCTTGCGTATGATGTACGGTAGCAAACCGACTTCAGCAACACATTTGGACGCTTGGTCTTGGGTTGCTCCAACTTATACTTTTACCGCTAAAAAAGATGTTAAATCTGTGGAGATAGACCCATTACAACTTATGGCGGATATTGACAATACCAATAATAGTTTTGGTGTAAAAAAAGAATAA